One stretch of Candida orthopsilosis Co 90-125, chromosome 3 draft sequence DNA includes these proteins:
- a CDS encoding Yia6 protein (S. cerevisiae homolog YIA6 has NAD transporter activity, pyruvate secondary active transmembrane transporter activity, has role in mitochondrial pyruvate transport, NAD transport and localizes to mitochondrion): MSETSTMTSDVSSSDTSDPTTSPAFSDIIHGEDLEFRKEHENPFPIRHKFEPLGKITPPSILSRCSNTQLVTMAGAASGFLAGVVVCPLDVIKTRLQAQQDKAHRLGFRQMLTKILRTEGIRGLYRGLVPITIGYLPTWTIYFTVYERAKKFYPQFIQRHWDINSPALNHFCSAITAGMTSSIAVNPIWVVKTRLMIQSNTKSSPTDVVYKGTIDAFRTMYQEEGIRVFYSGLVPSLFGLIHVGIHFPVYEKMKSWLHCSTIDQQNEVPGLLWRLIAASSISKMIASTITYPHEILRTRLQMRKNGDKQVSKANAKGSLIKTISDIYHKEGLRGYYAGYVTNLIRTVPASAVTLVSFEYFKTYLLEIGGKAKKMAH; encoded by the coding sequence ATGAGCGAAACATCTACTATGACGAGTGATGTAAGTAGCTCCGATACGTCCGATCCTACCACTAGTCCCGCCTTTTCCGATATAATACACGGCGAAGATCTTGAATTCAGAAAAGAACATGAAAATCCATTTCCAATACGACATAAATTCGAACCATTAGGAAAAATCACACCACCAAGCATACTATCACGATGTTCAAATACCCAGCTCGTCACTATGGCGGGTGCAGCATCTGGGTTTTTAGCAGGTGTTGTAGTATGCCCCCTTGATGTCATCAAAACGAGACTTCAAGCCCAACAAGACAAGGCACATAGATTAGGGTTTCGACAAATGTTGACCAAGATACTACGCACTGAAGGAATAAGAGGGCTATATCGTGGGTTGGTACCAATCACCATAGGGTACCTCCCCACATGGACAATCTACTTTACAGTTTATGAAAGAGCCAAAAAATTTTACCCACAGTTTATACAGCGGCACTGGGATATCAATAGTCCTGCATTGAACCATTTTTGCTCCGCAATAACGGCCGGAATGACCAGTTCGATCGCTGTAAATCCAATTTGGGTTGTTAAAACCAGGTTAATGATacaatcaaatacaaaatcttCACCAACTGATGTTGTATACAAGGGAACCATTGATGCATTCAGGACAATGTatcaagaagaaggaaTTAGAGTGTTTTATAGTGGATTGGTGCCGTCTTTGTTTGGCTTAATTCATGTGGGGATTCATTTTCCCGTTTACGAAAAGATGAAGTCGTGGTTGCATTGTAGCACCATTGATCAGCAAAACGAAGTGCCAGGACTTTTATGGAGACTAATTGCAGCGTCTTCCATCTCCAAAATGATTGCTAGTACAATCACATATCCACATGAGATTTTGCGTACTCGATTACAAATGAGAAAAAATGGAGACAAGCAAGTTAGTAAAGCAAACGCCAAGGGGTCTCTTATCAAGACTATCTCCGACATTTATCATAAAGAGGGATTACGTGGTTACTACGCTGGTTACGttacaaatttgattaGGACTGTGCCTGCAAGTGCAGTCACATTAGTTAGTTTTGAATACTTCAAGACGTATTTGTTGGAAATCGGTGGCAAAGCTAAGAAGATGGCACATTGA